The Streptomyces sp. NBC_01244 genome contains a region encoding:
- a CDS encoding toll/interleukin-1 receptor domain-containing protein, whose product MTTDDPAAPPAPPRVFLCHATADRAFAESLGRGLAANGVVTWADFWEVRYGDSLGRKLYVEGIGGADAFILVHSPHWAHDPWLADQLDVMTVRRIENGCRLVPVLLGSAPAPAPLAHLHPLRTGRSEPEVLRAAVEIARTLYGIDDRPPVLTPSWLHGGEGPGRSVRTPPPARDETSRPPPFPGLPEEHLTLLRLLLRQALEVDELGPLPWPEEASAESGVPSQLGERERALGALEAEGLASATRHRGRILWCELTPQGYHRAAPSVVPDLDAVRRRVVAHLTGHRPEDPALRDTDLARAADAPLLVVRQQLEELVADRRVTLLRPRGGLLLTGVDPALRAGTT is encoded by the coding sequence ATGACCACGGACGATCCGGCGGCCCCGCCCGCACCGCCCCGGGTCTTCCTCTGTCACGCCACGGCGGACCGCGCCTTCGCCGAGAGCCTGGGGCGAGGACTGGCCGCGAACGGAGTCGTGACCTGGGCTGACTTCTGGGAGGTCCGGTACGGCGACAGCCTGGGCCGAAAACTCTACGTCGAAGGGATCGGCGGCGCCGACGCGTTCATCCTCGTCCACTCGCCGCACTGGGCCCACGACCCCTGGCTGGCCGATCAGTTGGACGTCATGACGGTGCGCCGCATCGAGAACGGGTGCCGCCTCGTCCCCGTGCTGCTGGGCAGTGCTCCCGCGCCGGCGCCGCTCGCCCACCTGCACCCCCTGAGGACCGGGCGCTCGGAACCGGAGGTCCTGCGGGCCGCCGTGGAGATCGCCCGGACGCTCTACGGGATCGACGACCGGCCCCCGGTCCTCACACCGTCCTGGCTCCACGGCGGCGAAGGGCCGGGGAGGTCGGTCCGTACGCCGCCGCCCGCCAGGGACGAGACCTCACGCCCTCCGCCCTTCCCCGGCCTGCCCGAGGAGCACCTCACCCTGCTGCGCCTGCTGCTCCGCCAAGCCCTGGAGGTCGACGAACTCGGCCCGCTGCCCTGGCCGGAGGAGGCTTCGGCGGAGAGCGGGGTTCCCTCGCAACTCGGTGAACGCGAGCGAGCCCTGGGCGCACTGGAAGCGGAGGGCCTGGCCTCCGCGACCCGGCACCGGGGCCGGATCCTCTGGTGCGAGCTGACTCCCCAGGGATATCACCGGGCCGCACCCTCGGTCGTACCGGACCTGGACGCCGTGCGCCGCCGGGTGGTCGCGCACCTGACCGGCCACCGGCCGGAGGACCCCGCCCTCCGTGACACCGACCTGGCCAGGGCGGCCGACGCCCCTCTTCTGGTGGTCCGCCAGCAGCTGGAGGAGCTCGTCGCGGACCGGCGCGTCACACTGCTCCGGCCGCGCGGAGGACTGCTGCTGACAGGGGTGGACCCGGCACTGCGCGCCGGGACGACGTGA
- a CDS encoding TIR domain-containing protein, translated as MRVVVNHVGPDRSWAEWIAWELRRAGHRVVTDPWDWSTQLVTDRLDADAGADTVVLLLVSRAYLESEWTAGEWSTAVGDVVARLVPVLVEPVPRHLLPPALAARMMLPLYAEGEHDAVRSLLAAVDGVARRLIPPDNAPAKGDPPPWHREPDLREPVESEPEEYDHAPQEEDTEPTGAEGSAEAPPRHPAAASPALTNLAPAVNADLGRESLFQMLREKLLGRGGAPVDAVPGADGIGAEEVAREYARRFGSQYDLVWRVPATDRTSLRTAYAELADSLGVPRGERGDRPADLLAHLGRRDRWLLVLAGAAAPAALDALLPPRSGHTLILSADAAWTEVYSGRRDQPPSIPEPPTPKRILAVATEWSSRRGGLSTFNRRLCRGLAAAGATVYCLVPTADDEERDDARKSKVTLLEAGHGRGPAWAGEWALFRKPSEQMLPMPPDAVIGHGRITGRAAQILADDHYPGAARVHILHMDPDDLEWLKDHRAGQAALVAAERNSVEVDLGGSADHPFAVGRVLWNRYAADFSDRPLEELVPGFDGPESALLSSLPTVPPEPRLPPPGSPRVLVLGRTEDVKVKGLDTASAALSLLVDRCEELADTRLIVRGVSADGDAVNRLTELLETGPHLVIRPFSANARERSKDLSGASLLVLPSRAEAFGLSAAEAIAAGTPTLVSSTSGVAALLTEVLGVRRAAGFVVRTRDDGEDAARWSEAMEAVLSDRPEAFRRAAELREILQEAYSWAGTAAKLLAALA; from the coding sequence ATGCGTGTAGTGGTCAACCATGTCGGACCTGACCGGAGTTGGGCCGAATGGATCGCCTGGGAACTCCGGCGCGCCGGACACCGTGTGGTCACCGATCCATGGGACTGGTCCACTCAGCTGGTCACCGACCGCCTGGACGCCGACGCGGGCGCGGACACCGTGGTGCTGCTGTTGGTGTCCCGCGCGTACCTCGAAAGCGAGTGGACCGCGGGGGAATGGTCCACCGCGGTCGGAGACGTCGTCGCCCGACTGGTGCCGGTGCTCGTGGAGCCGGTGCCGAGACACCTGCTGCCCCCCGCCCTGGCGGCACGGATGATGCTCCCGCTGTACGCGGAAGGGGAACACGACGCAGTCCGGTCCCTCCTGGCCGCGGTCGACGGTGTCGCCCGCCGGCTCATCCCTCCGGACAACGCGCCGGCCAAGGGCGATCCGCCCCCGTGGCACCGGGAACCGGACCTGCGGGAACCAGTGGAAAGCGAACCGGAGGAATACGACCACGCCCCGCAAGAGGAGGACACGGAACCCACCGGAGCGGAGGGCTCCGCGGAAGCGCCGCCGCGCCACCCGGCCGCCGCGTCCCCCGCGCTGACCAATCTCGCTCCGGCCGTGAACGCGGACCTCGGCCGTGAATCCCTGTTCCAGATGCTGCGGGAGAAACTGCTCGGCCGCGGCGGCGCCCCGGTCGACGCCGTGCCGGGGGCCGACGGCATCGGCGCCGAGGAAGTGGCCCGCGAGTACGCCCGGCGCTTCGGCTCGCAGTACGACCTGGTATGGCGGGTGCCGGCGACCGACCGGACCTCGCTGCGCACCGCGTACGCCGAACTCGCCGACTCGCTCGGCGTTCCCCGCGGTGAGCGCGGCGACCGGCCGGCGGATCTCCTCGCCCATCTGGGCCGACGCGACCGCTGGCTGCTCGTCCTGGCAGGGGCGGCGGCGCCCGCGGCCCTCGACGCGCTGCTCCCGCCCCGGTCCGGCCACACCCTGATCCTGTCGGCCGATGCCGCATGGACGGAGGTCTACTCCGGGCGCCGCGACCAGCCCCCGTCGATTCCGGAACCGCCCACGCCCAAACGGATCCTGGCCGTGGCGACCGAGTGGTCCTCCCGGCGCGGAGGCCTGAGCACCTTCAACCGCCGGCTGTGCCGCGGGCTCGCCGCCGCCGGCGCCACGGTGTACTGCCTGGTTCCCACGGCCGACGACGAAGAACGCGACGATGCCCGGAAGTCGAAGGTGACCCTGCTGGAGGCAGGGCACGGGCGGGGGCCCGCCTGGGCGGGGGAGTGGGCGCTGTTCCGCAAACCGTCCGAACAGATGCTGCCGATGCCGCCGGACGCGGTCATCGGCCACGGCCGTATCACCGGCAGAGCGGCGCAGATCCTGGCCGACGACCACTACCCGGGCGCGGCCCGCGTGCACATCCTGCACATGGATCCGGACGATCTCGAATGGCTCAAGGACCACCGCGCGGGACAGGCCGCCCTGGTCGCCGCCGAGCGAAACAGCGTGGAGGTGGACCTCGGCGGCAGCGCCGACCACCCTTTCGCCGTGGGCCGGGTGCTGTGGAACAGGTACGCGGCGGACTTCTCCGACCGGCCCCTGGAAGAGCTGGTACCGGGATTCGACGGCCCCGAGTCGGCGCTCCTCTCCTCCCTGCCGACCGTCCCGCCCGAACCGCGCCTGCCGCCACCCGGAAGCCCCCGCGTACTGGTCCTCGGACGGACCGAGGACGTAAAGGTCAAGGGGCTCGACACGGCATCGGCAGCGCTGTCGCTGCTGGTGGACCGGTGCGAGGAACTCGCGGACACCCGGCTCATCGTCAGAGGGGTTTCAGCGGACGGGGACGCGGTGAACCGGCTCACGGAACTGCTGGAGACCGGACCGCACCTCGTGATCAGACCGTTCAGCGCGAACGCCCGCGAGCGCTCCAAAGACCTGAGCGGAGCGAGTCTCCTGGTGCTCCCCTCCCGTGCGGAGGCGTTCGGCCTGTCCGCCGCCGAGGCCATCGCCGCCGGCACCCCCACCCTCGTGAGCAGTACGAGCGGAGTCGCCGCGCTGCTGACGGAAGTCCTGGGCGTGCGGCGTGCCGCCGGCTTCGTCGTGCGCACCCGCGACGACGGCGAGGACGCCGCACGGTGGAGCGAGGCCATGGAGGCCGTTCTGAGCGACCGCCCGGAGGCATTCCGGCGCGCCGCGGAACTCCGGGAGATCCTCCAGGAGGCCTACTCGTGGGCCGGAACGGCAGCCAAACTCCTGGCCGCACTGGCCTGA
- a CDS encoding IPT/TIG domain-containing protein → MTRTRRRIGLLLVAVFLWNLPLGHSAPRAEAAGPGHCPAGAPFVRPGSPEGEPQGQLVALQPDAGPRSGGNQVTLTGSGLSTYTRVFFGTLGADGCFAGREAPDVVVLSDTSIVALAPPWPTAATVSVYAGTDCGRLSNPLGYTYLD, encoded by the coding sequence ATGACGCGTACCCGGCGCCGGATCGGGCTTCTGCTCGTCGCGGTGTTCCTGTGGAACCTGCCGTTGGGACACTCCGCGCCGCGGGCCGAGGCTGCCGGGCCCGGGCACTGCCCGGCCGGGGCGCCCTTCGTCCGGCCCGGTTCCCCGGAAGGGGAGCCGCAGGGGCAGCTCGTCGCGCTCCAGCCGGATGCCGGCCCTCGGAGCGGCGGCAATCAGGTCACGCTGACCGGCTCCGGCCTCAGCACCTATACCCGGGTGTTCTTCGGCACCCTGGGAGCCGACGGGTGCTTCGCCGGCCGGGAAGCCCCGGACGTGGTGGTGCTCAGTGACACCTCCATCGTCGCCCTCGCACCCCCGTGGCCCACGGCCGCCACCGTCTCCGTCTACGCGGGCACCGACTGCGGGCGTCTCAGCAACCCGCTCGGCTACACCTACCTCGACTGA
- a CDS encoding GTPase has translation MGENGLAAAAERAVADSAPMVERLRTLTSDLAKELAPPERAGEDSSGLLAEERAVRERAVAAVRELAVSRLESMDTFNVVLFGRTNCGKSTLVEALTGGSGLRISTGDIDYTTTVDVAAWQGLRVYDTPGTNGWRADGANQDLEEAARRAVLVADVVLLCFDTLHQLEGEFAKVAEWVLAYGKPAVAVLNVRNRYWRDPAQVTSGDRRSQLSVKVAEHASNIREHLGVHGLARVPLVAISAQRAVAARGAEDYQGPDGETIALLRDLSGELMRRGGRDLPYRDGRELLLAWSNLPALESLLVAAVTEGAQDLRLGALTGRLTGAFTEVAGELTRVLTHPVTAYGEQYEEGLEELLTALGRPPSPRPAATDAEADRNTAFRALGTALGELERLRGSRFEATSTGEVRGYLKHRLAARIALLRAQAENRAEQLVESGFRDRREISDEEFSRTVFSVKTVADAVDAVIAQFETHLLARLSLTAAEARANLKAVAAPTVRVAGDAGSGMRRLGFWSGGVSSAGGILGPALTAAVVFHFWNPVGWVAAGVAVTASLAYVGGQVLSRFGLGRAARQREAARIESRQEVRRAVRGHFADIEAQVLAQGGQRVHDTLLRAAPPLVTEALALRRIAADAARDSERLLHAAAGLPEIREPAGVLREAMGRIERERDVADAPDRYWLGSSWCEDPFNLAEPASEEPAGGRSRSTPRFTESLFMRLRSAFSARSLVPAPGSGRQWLALLHQELDETPEALPLLAELDALAADPRPRVVVAGATNSGKSAFVRRLLIESGLPVPDALRSAPGPVTATASAHEWEGMLLVDTPGFQSGIEPHTAAAVAALADAATVFYLVGPDLVTGDRADLALLLCGNPEEGRAAKADRVVFVINKIDQLAPDPRLGHVFRTMVEGREAALRLYLDRLASKGPKGPGTVKDAARPRSPGHQVVSMAAAPGELRYDTARAHDAFRDWDGFRDFAAQLRGLRTDLRRNAVDVTVLHGGLARLAELTDAERRRATRLEQRIARLGELAEEAEAGARTGRDLVAAAVQDARQSAREFTAGLVDAALAPGLDNPLRKTRGARLDHWSADPEFTALWEEARAEAVGRAEEWFADVRAALRRRLTSKRFRLAFPEGLPATDTAVLDTMTPHGTDTGALLRDTAVAAGSLAQLNPEDLSAFGDHLGVLIDHDQAVAILDGLAVGSGFLKILNSISRIAKLMSVTAEEQQVEAARKALLAAVGDSADTWATGVRGGLAPVEAICGRLDALAMRYTDRQNEALDELGGTRKRLRAYEAAAGGATTRLGIPALPAQRRGSPLPTRTPYPSHRKGL, from the coding sequence ATGGGAGAGAACGGGCTGGCCGCGGCCGCCGAGAGAGCGGTGGCCGACAGCGCCCCGATGGTCGAGCGGCTGCGTACCCTGACGTCCGACCTGGCGAAGGAGCTCGCCCCACCGGAGCGGGCCGGCGAAGACTCCTCGGGGCTGCTGGCCGAGGAGCGCGCGGTGCGGGAGCGGGCCGTGGCCGCCGTGCGGGAGCTGGCCGTGTCCCGGCTGGAATCCATGGACACCTTCAACGTCGTCCTGTTCGGCCGGACCAACTGCGGCAAGAGCACCCTCGTCGAGGCACTCACCGGAGGCAGCGGCTTACGGATCTCCACCGGGGACATCGACTACACCACCACGGTGGACGTGGCCGCGTGGCAGGGGCTGCGCGTGTACGACACCCCGGGCACCAACGGCTGGCGGGCCGACGGCGCGAACCAGGACCTGGAGGAGGCCGCCCGCCGTGCCGTCCTGGTCGCCGACGTGGTCCTGCTCTGTTTCGACACCCTGCACCAGCTCGAGGGCGAGTTCGCCAAGGTGGCCGAGTGGGTGCTGGCCTACGGGAAGCCCGCCGTCGCGGTGCTCAACGTCCGCAACCGCTACTGGCGGGACCCCGCACAGGTCACCTCCGGTGACCGGCGCTCCCAGCTGTCCGTCAAGGTGGCCGAGCACGCCTCCAACATTCGTGAGCACCTGGGCGTTCACGGCCTCGCCCGGGTCCCCTTGGTCGCGATCAGCGCCCAGCGGGCCGTCGCCGCGCGGGGCGCGGAGGACTACCAGGGGCCCGACGGGGAGACCATCGCCCTCCTGCGTGACCTCAGCGGCGAGCTGATGCGCCGCGGCGGCCGCGACCTCCCGTACCGGGACGGCCGCGAGCTGCTCCTCGCCTGGTCCAACCTGCCCGCGCTGGAGAGCCTGCTCGTGGCGGCGGTCACCGAGGGGGCCCAGGACCTGCGGCTCGGTGCCCTCACCGGCCGGCTCACCGGTGCCTTCACCGAGGTCGCCGGGGAACTGACCCGCGTCCTGACCCATCCGGTCACCGCCTACGGCGAGCAGTACGAGGAGGGCCTCGAGGAACTGCTGACCGCGCTGGGCCGCCCACCGTCGCCCCGCCCGGCCGCCACGGACGCCGAAGCGGACCGGAACACCGCGTTCAGGGCTCTGGGTACGGCACTCGGCGAGCTGGAACGGCTGCGCGGCAGCCGCTTCGAGGCGACCTCCACCGGTGAAGTGCGCGGCTATCTGAAACACCGGCTGGCCGCCCGGATCGCCCTGCTCCGCGCGCAGGCGGAGAACCGGGCCGAGCAACTGGTGGAGAGCGGGTTCCGCGACCGCAGGGAGATATCCGACGAGGAGTTCTCCCGGACGGTGTTCTCCGTGAAGACCGTTGCCGACGCGGTGGACGCCGTCATCGCGCAGTTCGAGACCCATCTGCTCGCCCGGCTCTCGCTGACCGCCGCCGAGGCACGCGCCAACCTGAAGGCGGTGGCAGCCCCCACGGTCCGGGTGGCCGGCGACGCCGGCAGCGGCATGCGCCGCCTGGGATTCTGGTCGGGCGGCGTCAGCTCCGCCGGCGGCATCCTCGGCCCCGCCCTGACCGCGGCCGTGGTGTTCCACTTCTGGAACCCGGTCGGCTGGGTGGCCGCGGGCGTGGCGGTCACCGCCTCCCTCGCGTACGTGGGCGGGCAGGTGCTCAGCCGCTTCGGCCTTGGCCGGGCGGCCCGGCAGCGCGAGGCCGCACGGATCGAGAGCCGGCAGGAGGTACGGCGCGCTGTCCGCGGACACTTCGCGGACATCGAGGCCCAGGTGCTCGCACAGGGCGGGCAACGCGTCCACGACACGCTCCTGCGTGCGGCGCCTCCCCTGGTCACGGAAGCCCTGGCCCTGCGACGGATCGCGGCCGACGCGGCCAGAGACTCCGAACGCCTCCTCCACGCGGCCGCGGGGCTGCCCGAGATCCGCGAACCGGCCGGTGTGCTGCGCGAGGCCATGGGCCGGATCGAGCGCGAACGCGACGTCGCCGACGCGCCGGACCGGTACTGGCTGGGATCCTCATGGTGCGAAGACCCCTTCAACCTGGCCGAACCCGCCTCCGAGGAACCTGCCGGCGGCCGCTCCCGGTCCACGCCCCGCTTCACCGAGAGCCTCTTCATGAGGCTGCGCTCCGCCTTTTCGGCCCGCTCCCTGGTCCCGGCTCCCGGCAGCGGACGACAGTGGCTGGCACTGCTGCACCAGGAACTCGACGAGACTCCCGAAGCCCTGCCGCTCCTCGCGGAACTGGACGCGCTCGCCGCGGATCCGCGGCCCCGTGTCGTCGTCGCCGGGGCGACGAACTCCGGCAAGTCCGCCTTCGTCCGGCGGCTGCTGATCGAGTCCGGACTGCCGGTGCCCGATGCCCTGCGCAGCGCTCCCGGCCCCGTCACCGCGACCGCCTCCGCACACGAATGGGAGGGGATGCTCCTCGTCGACACACCGGGGTTCCAGAGCGGCATCGAACCGCACACGGCCGCGGCGGTCGCCGCGCTCGCCGACGCGGCCACCGTCTTCTACCTCGTCGGGCCGGATCTCGTCACCGGCGACCGGGCCGACCTGGCGCTGCTGCTGTGCGGAAACCCGGAGGAGGGCCGCGCGGCCAAGGCCGACCGGGTCGTCTTCGTCATCAACAAGATCGACCAACTGGCCCCCGACCCGCGCCTCGGCCATGTGTTCCGGACGATGGTCGAGGGACGGGAAGCCGCCCTGCGCCTCTACCTCGACCGCTTGGCCTCCAAGGGGCCGAAGGGCCCGGGCACGGTCAAGGACGCCGCCCGCCCCCGGAGCCCCGGCCATCAGGTCGTCTCCATGGCCGCCGCCCCCGGAGAACTCCGCTACGACACCGCGCGCGCCCACGACGCCTTCCGCGACTGGGACGGCTTCCGGGACTTCGCCGCGCAGCTCCGCGGACTCCGTACGGACCTTCGGCGCAACGCGGTCGACGTCACCGTGCTGCACGGCGGCCTGGCCCGCCTCGCCGAACTGACGGATGCCGAGCGGCGGCGGGCGACGCGGCTCGAACAGCGCATCGCCCGGCTCGGCGAGCTGGCCGAGGAGGCCGAGGCCGGTGCGCGCACGGGCCGGGACCTCGTCGCCGCGGCGGTGCAGGACGCCCGGCAGTCGGCCCGGGAGTTCACCGCCGGACTCGTGGACGCGGCCCTGGCCCCCGGGCTGGACAATCCCCTCCGCAAGACGCGCGGCGCCCGGCTCGACCACTGGTCCGCCGACCCGGAGTTCACCGCTCTCTGGGAAGAGGCCCGCGCCGAGGCCGTAGGGCGCGCCGAGGAGTGGTTCGCCGACGTCCGTGCCGCGCTGCGGCGCCGGCTGACATCGAAGCGCTTCCGCCTCGCCTTTCCCGAAGGACTGCCGGCGACCGACACCGCCGTCCTCGACACGATGACACCGCACGGCACGGACACCGGTGCCCTGCTGCGCGACACCGCCGTCGCCGCAGGCAGCCTGGCCCAACTGAATCCGGAGGACCTGTCCGCCTTCGGTGATCACCTGGGCGTGTTGATCGACCACGACCAGGCAGTGGCGATCCTGGACGGCCTGGCGGTGGGCAGCGGCTTCCTGAAGATCTTGAACTCCATCAGCAGGATCGCCAAGCTCATGTCGGTGACCGCCGAGGAGCAGCAGGTGGAGGCAGCCCGCAAGGCACTGCTCGCGGCCGTCGGCGACTCCGCCGACACCTGGGCGACGGGAGTGCGCGGCGGGCTCGCCCCGGTCGAGGCGATCTGCGGTCGCCTCGACGCCCTGGCCATGCGCTACACCGACCGCCAGAACGAGGCGCTGGACGAACTCGGCGGAACACGCAAGCGCCTGAGGGCCTACGAGGCGGCGGCCGGCGGAGCCACCACCCGGCTCGGCATCCCCGCCCTGCCGGCGCAGCGCCGAGGCAGCCCCCTCCCCACCCGCACTCCGTACCCCTCCCACCGGAAGGGCCTGTGA
- a CDS encoding NADH:flavin oxidoreductase, with amino-acid sequence MTVTTATASRAAEILSRPVTLNGLTVPNRIAMAPMTRMFSPGGVPGEDVQGYYASRAAAGVGLIVTEGTYVGHDSAGQNDRVPRFHGEDQLAGWTKVAAAVHEAGGTIVPQLWHIGMVRKQGEAPYPDAPAVGPSGIRVDGTEGTGKAMTRTDLDDVIGAFADAAAEAARIGFDGVELHGAHGYLIDQFLWERTNRRTDAYGGDAVARTKFAAEVVAAVRERVPAGFPVIFRYSQWKQEAYDGRLAQTPEELEAILAPLAAAGVDAFHASTRRYWLPEFDGSDLNLAGWTKKLTGRPTITVGSVGLDGDFLRAFAGEGAALGDIDNLLDRMERDEFDMVAVGRALLQDPQWAAKVLGNRFDELKPYDAAALKSLSR; translated from the coding sequence ATGACCGTCACCACGGCCACCGCCTCACGCGCGGCCGAGATCCTGTCCCGGCCCGTCACCCTGAACGGCCTGACCGTCCCCAACCGCATCGCGATGGCGCCGATGACGCGGATGTTCTCCCCCGGCGGCGTACCCGGCGAGGACGTGCAGGGGTACTACGCCAGCCGAGCCGCCGCGGGTGTCGGCCTGATCGTCACCGAGGGCACCTACGTCGGTCACGACTCGGCCGGGCAGAACGACCGGGTCCCGCGGTTCCACGGCGAGGACCAGCTGGCGGGGTGGACGAAGGTCGCCGCGGCCGTGCACGAGGCGGGCGGCACGATCGTGCCCCAGCTGTGGCACATAGGCATGGTGCGCAAGCAGGGCGAGGCACCGTACCCCGACGCCCCCGCCGTCGGCCCCTCCGGCATCCGTGTCGACGGCACCGAGGGGACCGGCAAGGCGATGACCCGCACGGACCTCGACGACGTCATCGGCGCGTTCGCCGACGCCGCCGCGGAGGCCGCGCGGATCGGCTTCGACGGCGTCGAACTGCACGGAGCCCACGGCTACCTGATCGACCAGTTCCTGTGGGAGCGCACCAACCGCCGCACCGACGCCTACGGCGGCGACGCGGTGGCCCGTACGAAGTTCGCCGCGGAGGTCGTGGCCGCGGTCCGCGAGCGCGTCCCGGCCGGCTTCCCGGTCATCTTCCGCTACTCCCAGTGGAAGCAGGAGGCCTACGACGGGCGGCTCGCGCAGACCCCGGAGGAACTGGAGGCCATCCTGGCCCCGCTGGCGGCCGCCGGCGTCGACGCGTTCCACGCCTCCACCCGGCGCTACTGGCTCCCGGAGTTCGATGGCTCGGACCTCAACCTGGCGGGCTGGACCAAGAAGCTCACCGGCCGGCCCACCATCACGGTCGGCTCGGTCGGCCTCGACGGCGACTTCCTCCGCGCCTTCGCCGGCGAGGGCGCCGCGCTCGGCGACATCGACAACCTCCTCGACCGCATGGAGCGCGACGAGTTCGACATGGTCGCCGTCGGCCGGGCACTCCTCCAGGACCCGCAGTGGGCGGCCAAGGTCCTCGGCAACCGCTTCGACGAGCTGAAGCCGTACGACGCGGCGGCGCTCAAGTCGCTCAGCCGGTAG
- a CDS encoding GTPase domain-containing protein, with protein sequence MTGPEAGGDWITRIRAAYRTAAGDTAADLADAVWAEAAERPEPTVVLFGTQNSGKTTLLRRLLVEEGADVPSWAVVSARKETYRNGEAWSARLRYVDTPGIGAGDSGHAERAAQAVLTADAVLLVLDQVPGGTSEGDLLALVGGTFVDPSRPHPFPPGALLLALTKSDDRGRLPGTPGFGELAATLSASVRAKLRAVRSPEPLPAIHFITADPGGMTSDLRTDQLRKTHYAASRAWDGIAGLRDDLAGLEVRTPELRAAAGVRYWSARSRLAIDGTRRDIGDLETVIEGGDLRRQRHVLLESELEALRGDAVAELRALMRERLRTLAQVLPTDVTDETLSKAALERIAQIARAWDGSWTAKLRRLGRQVEWAQETSRSQPGSQAFLAYADDVAEILRHTMDGGAPSPGGATGRTDQAVWLNLASINSAIQQLTARKVERAHGDAMRTAHQQLTAFLEAHRGEGAPIRSDRSAVSDGHDVPDGRPGHTPGSAEPGQPEWNEQASASDSGSAPATADSGSVRTLDEGSPGDPPAFSTAGHDHFAASLAGPVTQSLTTLYQLWRVHHNEQREQLRSSEEAALRRRIEALAETLATVSESDWVREADLLAETIVTRQTPDALLAPVRARHAELVQAAAHLEDLLARAPR encoded by the coding sequence ATGACCGGACCGGAAGCCGGCGGCGACTGGATCACACGGATCCGCGCGGCCTACCGAACGGCCGCCGGCGACACCGCCGCCGACCTCGCGGACGCCGTCTGGGCGGAGGCGGCGGAGCGACCCGAGCCCACGGTGGTCCTCTTCGGCACCCAGAACTCGGGCAAGACCACCCTGCTGCGCCGCCTGCTGGTCGAGGAGGGGGCCGACGTTCCCTCGTGGGCCGTGGTGAGCGCACGCAAGGAGACCTACCGGAACGGCGAGGCGTGGTCGGCCCGGCTGCGCTACGTGGACACCCCCGGCATCGGCGCCGGAGACAGCGGCCACGCCGAACGCGCCGCGCAGGCCGTGCTGACCGCCGACGCCGTTCTGCTCGTGCTCGACCAGGTGCCCGGCGGAACGTCCGAAGGAGACCTGCTCGCCCTGGTCGGCGGCACGTTCGTGGACCCCTCCCGACCGCACCCCTTTCCTCCCGGAGCCCTGCTGCTGGCCCTGACGAAGAGCGATGACCGCGGCCGTCTCCCCGGAACCCCCGGCTTCGGTGAACTCGCGGCGACGCTCAGCGCCTCCGTACGGGCCAAGCTCCGGGCCGTCCGCAGCCCCGAGCCCCTGCCCGCGATCCACTTCATCACCGCGGACCCGGGCGGCATGACCTCCGACCTGCGAACGGACCAGCTCAGAAAGACCCACTACGCGGCTTCGCGCGCATGGGACGGCATCGCCGGGCTCCGCGACGACCTCGCAGGGCTCGAAGTCCGCACGCCGGAACTGCGCGCGGCCGCCGGAGTCCGCTACTGGAGCGCCCGCTCCCGCCTCGCGATCGACGGGACACGGCGCGACATCGGCGACCTCGAGACGGTGATCGAAGGCGGCGACCTCCGCAGGCAGCGCCACGTCCTGCTGGAGAGCGAACTGGAGGCGCTCCGGGGCGACGCCGTCGCGGAGCTGCGCGCACTGATGCGCGAACGGCTGCGCACTCTCGCCCAAGTCCTCCCCACCGACGTGACCGACGAGACGCTGAGCAAGGCCGCACTCGAGCGGATCGCGCAGATCGCACGAGCGTGGGACGGCAGCTGGACGGCGAAACTCCGCCGCCTCGGCCGGCAGGTCGAGTGGGCCCAGGAGACCTCGCGCTCCCAGCCGGGGAGCCAGGCCTTCCTGGCCTACGCCGACGACGTCGCCGAGATCCTCCGCCACACGATGGACGGTGGCGCCCCGTCCCCGGGGGGCGCCACCGGCCGGACCGACCAGGCCGTCTGGCTGAACCTCGCATCGATCAACTCGGCCATCCAGCAGCTGACCGCCCGCAAGGTCGAACGGGCCCACGGCGACGCGATGCGGACGGCGCACCAGCAGCTGACGGCCTTCCTCGAAGCACACCGGGGGGAGGGGGCGCCCATCCGGTCCGACCGTTCCGCGGTGTCAGACGGCCACGATGTTCCGGACGGCCGTCCCGGCCACACACCGGGTTCGGCGGAGCCGGGACAGCCGGAGTGGAACGAACAGGCCTCGGCTTCCGATTCCGGGAGCGCCCCCGCGACCGCCGATTCCGGCAGCGTGCGGACGCTCGACGAGGGCTCCCCGGGCGACCCACCGGCGTTCTCCACCGCCGGGCACGATCATTTCGCGGCCTCCCTGGCGGGACCCGTGACGCAGAGCCTCACGACCCTCTACCAGTTGTGGCGCGTCCACCACAACGAGCAACGGGAACAGCTCCGGTCGAGCGAAGAGGCGGCGCTGCGCCGACGGATCGAGGCCCTCGCGGAAACGCTCGCCACCGTCTCCGAGAGCGACTGGGTGCGCGAGGCCGACCTGCTCGCCGAGACCATAGTGACCCGGCAGACGCCCGACGCCCTCCTCGCGCCGGTCCGCGCCCGGCACGCCGAACTGGTGCAGGCCGCCGCCCACTTGGAGGACCTTCTCGCCCGGGCGCCACGATGA